One stretch of Candidatus Methylomirabilota bacterium DNA includes these proteins:
- a CDS encoding extracellular solute-binding protein — protein sequence MAITRRAFHTTMLGAGAAALGGGLSPTLEAQERELVIITYGGKLQEPHRWLADRMEKRHQGLKIRLVPSESQDVVAQIKAAQGVSPYDAMPNDEPPHLIGIKEGYIQKVRPERIPNIANAYPEFARKSQGYGVPATYSLIGLAYNTQLVKTPPRSWLDLWRPEYRGLVGIPRASSNLGLGFLAIVAKLHGGAEDRLEPAFSKAKELRPVVGRSPSILTQLVERAEIGIAPLWNNGAATLADKGMPIRFVKPDPGPVAVISFFSEITGTRYPDLVADWLNGILGVDYQAMAADRPYYFGPTVKGVAVPEAAKPYTPATPEEVLQLQTIDWTKIAPVRGQIVERFDREFAS from the coding sequence ATGGCCATCACGCGCAGGGCTTTCCACACGACGATGCTCGGTGCCGGCGCCGCGGCGCTCGGGGGCGGTCTGTCGCCAACTCTCGAGGCCCAGGAGCGCGAGCTGGTGATCATCACCTACGGCGGAAAGCTCCAGGAGCCGCACCGCTGGCTGGCGGACCGGATGGAGAAGCGGCATCAGGGTCTCAAGATCCGCCTGGTCCCCAGCGAGTCCCAGGACGTCGTGGCCCAGATCAAGGCGGCCCAGGGCGTGAGCCCCTACGACGCCATGCCGAACGACGAGCCGCCGCACCTCATCGGGATCAAGGAGGGCTACATCCAGAAGGTCAGGCCGGAGCGGATTCCGAACATCGCGAACGCGTACCCGGAGTTCGCCCGGAAGAGCCAGGGCTACGGGGTTCCCGCGACGTACTCCCTCATCGGGCTGGCCTACAACACGCAGCTCGTCAAGACGCCGCCCCGGAGCTGGCTGGACCTCTGGCGGCCCGAGTACCGGGGCCTGGTGGGCATCCCGCGGGCCTCTTCGAACCTGGGGCTCGGCTTCCTCGCGATCGTCGCCAAGCTTCACGGGGGCGCCGAGGATCGGCTCGAGCCGGCGTTCTCAAAGGCCAAGGAGCTTCGGCCCGTCGTCGGCCGGAGCCCCAGCATCCTGACGCAGCTCGTGGAGCGCGCCGAGATCGGGATCGCGCCGCTCTGGAACAACGGGGCGGCCACGCTCGCCGACAAGGGGATGCCGATCCGCTTCGTCAAGCCCGACCCGGGCCCGGTCGCCGTCATCTCGTTCTTCTCGGAGATCACCGGCACCCGCTACCCGGACCTCGTCGCCGACTGGCTGAACGGAATCCTCGGCGTCGACTATCAGGCCATGGCCGCCGATCGGCCGTACTACTTCGGACCCACCGTGAAGGGGGTCGCCGTGCCCGAGGCCGCCAAGCCGTACACGCCGGCGACACCGGAGGAGGTCCTGCAGCTCCAGACGATCGACTGGACGAAGATCGCCCCGGTACGCGGGCAGATCGTCGAGCGCTTCGACCGCGAGTTCGCATCGTGA